In one window of Reinekea forsetii DNA:
- a CDS encoding MazG nucleotide pyrophosphohydrolase domain-containing protein has translation MNLVELQAHIQAVDTLDRPDPGYFLKLVEEVGELSEAIRAEKVGQPTLSELKGSIAEELVDVLYYVAALANLYQIDLTTTFELKEQLNKIKYQR, from the coding sequence ATGAACCTAGTCGAACTGCAGGCCCATATCCAAGCAGTTGATACCCTAGACCGGCCCGATCCCGGCTACTTTTTAAAACTGGTTGAAGAGGTGGGTGAATTGTCGGAAGCCATCCGTGCAGAAAAGGTTGGCCAGCCCACCCTGAGTGAGCTGAAAGGGTCAATCGCCGAAGAGCTGGTGGATGTGTTGTATTACGTCGCCGCGCTGGCCAATCTATATCAGATCGACTTGACCACCACTTTCGAACTGAAAGAACAGCTCAATAAGATAAAATACCAGCGCTGA
- the zntR gene encoding Zn(2+)-responsive transcriptional regulator — protein MKIGELAKKSGLSAHTLRFYEKSGLLRATTRTQSNYRLYSQGDLDTAVFIRRAREIGFNLDEVGVFLSIRSDLSAHVCAEAKSLADRKIEEVTHKRDQLTQMLSALHKLSNACCGGSESAEYCTIIEALDQPQDH, from the coding sequence ATGAAAATTGGTGAATTAGCAAAAAAGTCTGGTTTATCCGCCCACACCCTGCGATTTTATGAAAAAAGTGGCCTACTGCGAGCCACCACTCGCACGCAGAGCAACTATCGGCTATATAGCCAGGGCGATTTGGACACCGCCGTCTTTATTCGACGCGCCCGCGAGATTGGCTTCAATCTGGACGAGGTCGGGGTGTTCCTATCGATTCGGTCTGACTTATCCGCCCATGTCTGCGCCGAAGCCAAGAGCTTGGCCGATCGCAAGATAGAGGAAGTGACGCACAAGAGGGACCAACTGACGCAGATGTTAAGCGCATTGCACAAACTCTCAAACGCCTGCTGCGGTGGCAGCGAAAGCGCCGAGTATTGTACGATTATCGAGGCCCTTGATCAGCCTCAGGACCACTAA
- a CDS encoding hydrogen peroxide-inducible genes activator — MAVHYPSFKQLQYLVALVRTGHFGQAAELCFVTQSTMSASIAELESLLGVQLVERINKRNIIIKAEAKRLAADAEQLLALADRWLGSADPTQRPIAALKVGLIPTIAPFLLPRLLPAVHRQTSPLRLENSEKTSNELVQAVTSGALDVGILALPFDTETLQVMPLFDDRFYVALPRGHSLAPATSLSAADLLGHKLLLLEKSHCLSGHTLQVCQLSTDNEVAGSSLFTLMQLVANHQGITLVPQLAVAALSALDSGLVFIEFREPGRHREVALVVRTSWANQAGVMQLAGLIRELISGPEADQGPR; from the coding sequence ATGGCGGTGCACTATCCGAGCTTTAAACAGCTGCAGTACTTAGTCGCTCTTGTGCGAACCGGTCATTTTGGCCAAGCTGCGGAGCTGTGTTTCGTCACCCAATCGACCATGAGCGCCAGTATTGCCGAGCTGGAATCCCTGCTCGGGGTGCAGTTGGTCGAGCGGATTAATAAGCGCAACATCATTATTAAGGCCGAAGCCAAACGGTTGGCCGCCGATGCGGAACAGCTGTTGGCCTTGGCGGACCGCTGGCTGGGTTCGGCGGATCCGACCCAGCGGCCGATCGCGGCGTTAAAAGTTGGGCTGATCCCCACCATCGCGCCCTTTTTACTGCCACGCCTGCTACCGGCGGTGCATCGGCAAACATCTCCCTTACGCTTGGAGAATAGCGAAAAAACCAGTAACGAGCTGGTCCAGGCGGTCACATCGGGGGCACTCGATGTCGGCATCTTAGCGCTGCCGTTCGACACCGAGACGCTGCAGGTTATGCCGCTATTTGATGATCGCTTCTATGTCGCGCTGCCGCGTGGCCATTCACTGGCGCCAGCCACTAGCCTGAGCGCGGCAGATCTGCTTGGGCACAAGTTGTTGTTGCTCGAAAAAAGTCACTGCCTGAGCGGCCATACCCTGCAAGTCTGCCAGTTATCGACCGACAACGAGGTCGCCGGATCCAGCCTGTTCACCCTGATGCAGTTGGTGGCCAATCATCAGGGCATCACCTTGGTGCCGCAATTGGCGGTCGCAGCCTTGAGCGCACTTGACAGTGGCCTGGTCTTTATTGAGTTTCGGGAACCGGGGCGGCACCGCGAGGTGGCCTTGGTCGTGCGCACCAGTTGGGCGAACCAAGCCGGGGTGATGCAGTTGGCGGGGCTCATTCGTGAACTGATTAGTGGTCCTGAGGCTGATCAAGGGCCTCGATAA
- a CDS encoding 3'-5' exonuclease produces the protein MANADSLVVLDFETTGLSPDQGDRAIEIGAVRIENGRVTEHFQSLMNPGRRVSPFIENYTGISNELLKDAPPCGEVMAEFADFIGTSNLLAHNASFDKRFLDAELQRINKPYAGEFTCSLLVSRRVFQSAPNHRLGTLVDYCNIESTGDFHRALYDSQMTAQLWLAILASIRTTYQRSEIPFALMQKLCKTPKPGIARLLAVPS, from the coding sequence ATGGCCAACGCCGATTCACTGGTTGTACTCGATTTTGAAACCACCGGCCTGTCACCCGACCAAGGTGATCGGGCGATCGAGATTGGTGCGGTGCGCATCGAGAACGGTCGTGTCACCGAGCATTTTCAGTCACTGATGAACCCGGGTCGGCGAGTGTCGCCCTTTATTGAAAACTATACCGGTATCAGCAATGAGCTGCTCAAGGATGCGCCGCCTTGTGGCGAGGTGATGGCCGAGTTTGCTGACTTCATCGGCACCAGCAACTTATTGGCGCACAACGCGTCGTTCGATAAACGCTTTCTCGATGCCGAACTGCAGCGCATTAACAAGCCCTATGCTGGCGAGTTTACCTGTTCACTTCTAGTCTCGCGGCGGGTCTTCCAGTCCGCCCCGAACCATCGCTTAGGCACCCTAGTCGACTACTGCAACATCGAATCGACCGGCGATTTTCACCGGGCCCTGTATGACTCTCAGATGACCGCACAACTTTGGCTCGCGATATTGGCAAGCATCCGCACCACTTACCAGCGCAGCGAAATCCCCTTTGCGTTGATGCAGAAACTGTGCAAAACGCCCAAGCCGGGTATCGCCCGATTATTGGCCGTGCCGAGCTAG